The proteins below come from a single Chryseobacterium sp. MA9 genomic window:
- a CDS encoding alkaline phosphatase PhoX — protein sequence MKKKLLTVGALAILASSGIQAQTLIFNKNASWNYKDNNQAQPAGWNAKTYDISTWAVGNGPLGYGDPVTTTINSGLTTAYFAKDFTVDFSTLSDNMELGVMRDDGIIVYLNGEEVVRDNMPAGAVTFNTFSSTTIDGAAESVYNLFTIPKSKFVNGVNRLSIELHNRSTTSSDLRIDAYLKTTPNTTIPVTCNGTHISCFTSIVPTAQTDKLIIPAEHKYQLILKEGDSYTEGGGLVGGQNDFTAYVAKAGSSTNGYLSVNHETNPGGVTMAEINYNATSKLWQLTKSRAVSFSDPSLVQTIRNCSGGITPWGTVVTAEESVTSNDVNNDGYKDYGWLVEIDPATAQVISKNTDGSKGKLWQMGIMNHENVVVNNAGTTAYYGEDGGTHMVYKYVMDTPNNLSSGNLYVLKLDQGLSTAGDPVGTTATWIQVPNKTKADQNNTASLAQSLGGTKFNGVEDVDISPLDGKIYFTAKGLDRVYRLQDNGTTASQVETFVGGGSSVYSFNTAQGMKSEAWGDGNDNLTFDELGNLWVLQDGGKNYIWVIAPDHTQANPKVKLFASMPAGSEPTGLTFTPDHKFGFFSIQHPDSTISTDVDATGNTINYKGKSATIVIALKNNLGTEGTLGTIDNKTAENTVTVAPNPTSGIVKINSAKGLKDISVTAYSMDGKIVYTKKFNGTNKVLDLDFTQQLEGSRVLVLNIEAEGGFQKTVKLLKK from the coding sequence ATGAAGAAAAAACTACTAACAGTTGGAGCTTTGGCTATACTGGCCAGTTCTGGTATTCAGGCGCAGACTCTGATATTCAATAAGAATGCGTCATGGAACTATAAAGATAACAATCAGGCTCAGCCTGCCGGTTGGAATGCCAAGACCTATGATATTTCAACATGGGCAGTAGGAAACGGCCCGTTAGGATATGGAGATCCTGTAACCACAACAATCAATTCAGGGCTTACTACAGCTTATTTTGCTAAAGATTTTACAGTAGATTTTTCAACGCTTTCCGATAATATGGAGTTGGGAGTAATGAGAGATGACGGTATTATAGTATACCTGAACGGAGAGGAAGTCGTAAGAGATAATATGCCTGCAGGTGCTGTAACATTCAATACCTTTTCATCTACGACTATTGATGGAGCAGCAGAAAGCGTTTATAACCTTTTCACGATTCCAAAATCAAAATTTGTAAACGGTGTTAACAGACTTTCTATAGAATTACACAACAGAAGTACAACCAGTTCAGATTTAAGAATTGATGCTTACCTGAAAACTACACCTAATACAACTATTCCTGTAACTTGTAACGGAACACATATCAGCTGCTTTACTTCAATTGTCCCTACAGCACAGACTGATAAGCTGATCATTCCTGCTGAACACAAATACCAGCTTATTTTAAAAGAAGGAGACAGTTATACTGAAGGAGGTGGATTAGTTGGAGGTCAGAATGACTTTACAGCTTATGTTGCAAAAGCCGGAAGCAGTACAAACGGATATCTTTCTGTAAACCATGAAACGAATCCTGGAGGAGTTACCATGGCAGAAATCAATTATAACGCAACTTCAAAGCTTTGGCAATTAACAAAATCAAGAGCGGTAAGTTTCTCAGATCCAAGTTTGGTGCAAACCATCAGAAACTGTTCCGGAGGAATTACACCTTGGGGAACGGTAGTGACGGCTGAAGAATCTGTTACGTCTAATGACGTGAACAATGATGGTTACAAAGATTACGGTTGGTTAGTAGAGATTGATCCGGCAACAGCTCAGGTGATCTCTAAAAATACTGACGGTTCCAAAGGAAAACTTTGGCAGATGGGAATCATGAACCACGAAAATGTAGTTGTTAATAATGCAGGAACAACTGCTTATTATGGTGAAGACGGTGGAACGCACATGGTGTACAAATATGTAATGGATACTCCAAATAACCTTTCTTCAGGAAACCTTTATGTTTTAAAATTAGATCAGGGATTATCAACTGCGGGAGATCCGGTAGGAACTACTGCAACATGGATTCAGGTTCCTAATAAAACCAAAGCAGACCAGAATAATACGGCATCACTTGCTCAGTCATTAGGAGGAACGAAGTTTAACGGAGTAGAAGATGTTGATATCAGCCCATTAGACGGGAAAATCTATTTTACAGCAAAAGGATTAGACAGAGTATACCGTTTACAGGATAACGGAACTACAGCTTCTCAGGTAGAAACATTTGTAGGAGGAGGTTCTTCTGTATATTCTTTCAATACTGCTCAGGGAATGAAATCTGAAGCTTGGGGAGACGGAAATGACAACCTTACTTTCGATGAACTTGGAAACCTTTGGGTACTTCAGGATGGAGGTAAAAACTATATCTGGGTTATTGCTCCGGATCATACACAGGCCAATCCTAAAGTAAAACTATTTGCTTCTATGCCGGCTGGTTCAGAACCTACAGGACTTACATTTACGCCTGATCATAAATTTGGTTTCTTCTCTATTCAGCATCCGGATTCAACAATCTCTACAGATGTGGATGCTACAGGAAATACAATCAATTATAAAGGGAAATCAGCAACCATCGTAATTGCACTTAAAAATAACCTTGGAACTGAAGGGACTTTAGGAACTATCGACAACAAAACTGCAGAAAATACAGTAACCGTAGCACCAAACCCGACTTCCGGAATCGTAAAAATCAATTCAGCAAAAGGATTGAAAGATATTTCTGTGACAGCTTACAGCATGGACGGGAAAATTGTTTATACGAAGAAGTTCAACGGAACCAACAAAGTATTGGATCTTGACTTCACACAACAGTTGGAAGGATCCCGTGTTTTAGTTTTAAATATTGAAGCTGAAGGTGGTTTCCAGAAAACAGTTAAACTTTTAAAGAAATAA
- a CDS encoding leucine-rich repeat domain-containing protein — MKKLFLFISILSLSQINAQIDPVKYPTFTNIEDALSSKKTVYSMSFREKGLFNLPPQIVKLDSLFFLNIMANKLEKMDQELFELKELEILNVNENSIKYIPDEVSKLKKLTTFSMNLNSLTSINPNIAKLQNLKVVHFDANNLNTFPEALMEIAMLEEINLQGNQISFIADRLDQIKNLKFLNLADNQINDLGNLSFPKNLKYLELQQNAINKLPENLFKSQHLEFLNVSGNNISEISPKIKGLKNIVSMNLANNNLKDIPVEIKQLKNLKTLILTGNPIEKSTIENLKTLLPETQIYF, encoded by the coding sequence ATGAAAAAGCTTTTCTTATTTATTTCCATCCTGTCACTCTCTCAGATCAATGCACAGATTGATCCGGTGAAGTACCCTACTTTTACCAATATTGAAGATGCTTTAAGCAGTAAAAAAACAGTGTACAGTATGAGTTTCAGAGAAAAGGGATTGTTCAATCTTCCCCCTCAAATCGTGAAGCTGGATTCATTGTTTTTTCTGAATATCATGGCCAATAAGCTTGAAAAAATGGATCAGGAGCTCTTTGAGTTGAAAGAACTGGAAATATTAAATGTGAATGAAAACAGCATTAAATATATTCCGGATGAGGTAAGCAAGCTTAAGAAACTGACCACTTTCTCAATGAATCTGAATAGTCTGACAAGCATTAATCCCAATATAGCAAAGCTTCAGAACTTAAAAGTAGTGCATTTTGATGCCAACAACCTGAACACCTTTCCCGAAGCGCTTATGGAAATTGCAATGTTGGAAGAAATTAACCTTCAGGGAAACCAGATCAGTTTTATTGCAGACAGACTGGATCAGATCAAGAATCTGAAATTTCTGAACCTTGCCGATAATCAGATCAATGACCTAGGAAATCTGTCTTTTCCTAAAAACTTAAAATATCTTGAACTGCAGCAGAATGCTATCAACAAGCTTCCGGAAAATCTTTTCAAATCTCAGCACCTTGAATTTCTGAATGTAAGTGGAAATAATATCTCGGAAATCTCACCCAAAATAAAAGGGTTAAAAAACATTGTCAGCATGAATCTGGCCAACAATAATCTGAAAGACATTCCTGTAGAAATCAAACAACTGAAAAATCTGAAAACTTTGATTCTTACAGGAAATCCTATAGAAAAATCTACAATAGAAAATTTAAAAACCTTACTGCCGGAAACCCAGATCTATTTCTAG
- a CDS encoding translation initiation factor, with the protein MDLRDQLKNLFPDHEEQDFEMPEEQFKQKEPLVCKFEKKGRNGKPVTIVEGWEGSEEDLKQISKKIKTTLGIGGSEKDGTIIIQGDNRDKIMNILKEMGYKTKRVGG; encoded by the coding sequence ATGGATTTACGAGATCAATTGAAGAATCTTTTTCCTGATCATGAAGAGCAGGATTTTGAGATGCCTGAAGAGCAATTCAAGCAGAAAGAGCCTTTGGTATGCAAATTTGAGAAAAAAGGAAGAAACGGTAAGCCTGTAACAATTGTTGAAGGTTGGGAAGGCAGTGAAGAAGACTTAAAACAAATCTCAAAGAAAATAAAAACCACCCTGGGTATAGGCGGCTCTGAGAAGGATGGAACGATTATCATTCAAGGGGACAACCGTGATAAAATAATGAATATCCTTAAAGAAATGGGATATAAAACCAAACGTGTTGGCGGATAG
- the gpmI gene encoding 2,3-bisphosphoglycerate-independent phosphoglycerate mutase gives MSKKAILAILDGWGLGTNPDVSAIDKANTPFIDSCYQKFPHTTLEASGLAVGLPAGQMGNSEVGHMNLGAGRVVYQNLVKLNMAVENGTLGQEKVIQDAFEYAKKENKKVHFIGLVSNGGVHSHINHLKGLLTAAKEFGLNENVFVHAFTDGRDCDPHSGLGFIDELQKHMEATTGKLATVVGRYYAMDRDKRWERVKLAYDALVEGVGEPSTDALASIKASYDNNVTDEFLKPIILMNTTATGNVVPVAKIIDNDVVICFNFRTDRGREITEVLSQKDFPEYDMKKLNLYYITLTNYDKTFQNVQVVFDENVLTETMGEILEKNGKTQIRIAETEKYPHVTFFFSGGREQEFEGEKRLLCPSPKDVPTYDLKPEMSAYDITNAIVPELEQGTADFVCLNFANTDMVGHTGVFEAAVKAAEVVDQCIEKVATAAYENGYAVFILADHGNSDVMMNPDGTPNTQHSTNLVPFIVMDKDQTWNLKPGKLGDVAPTILKVMGVEIPAAMTGDVLVD, from the coding sequence ATGTCAAAAAAAGCAATACTGGCAATTCTTGACGGATGGGGATTGGGAACAAACCCTGACGTTTCTGCAATAGATAAAGCAAATACACCATTCATAGACAGCTGTTACCAAAAATTTCCACATACTACGCTTGAAGCGAGTGGATTGGCGGTGGGGTTACCTGCCGGACAGATGGGGAATTCTGAAGTAGGACACATGAATCTGGGAGCCGGAAGAGTAGTTTACCAAAACCTGGTGAAACTGAACATGGCGGTTGAAAACGGAACACTGGGTCAGGAAAAAGTGATTCAGGATGCTTTTGAATACGCAAAAAAAGAAAATAAAAAAGTACACTTTATTGGGTTGGTTTCCAATGGAGGAGTACACTCACATATCAATCACTTAAAAGGATTACTTACGGCTGCAAAAGAATTCGGATTAAATGAAAACGTTTTTGTTCATGCATTTACCGATGGTAGAGACTGTGATCCACACTCAGGATTAGGATTTATTGATGAGCTTCAGAAGCATATGGAAGCTACTACAGGAAAACTGGCAACAGTGGTAGGCAGATACTATGCAATGGACAGAGATAAAAGATGGGAGCGTGTAAAACTGGCTTATGATGCCCTTGTAGAAGGAGTAGGTGAGCCATCAACAGATGCCCTAGCCTCTATTAAAGCTTCTTATGATAATAACGTTACGGATGAATTTCTGAAGCCTATCATTTTAATGAATACTACCGCTACGGGAAATGTAGTGCCGGTTGCAAAAATCATTGATAATGACGTAGTAATCTGCTTCAATTTCCGTACAGACAGAGGTAGAGAAATTACAGAAGTTCTTTCTCAAAAAGATTTTCCGGAATATGATATGAAAAAGCTGAACCTTTATTATATTACATTAACAAATTATGATAAGACATTCCAGAATGTACAGGTAGTTTTTGATGAAAATGTTCTGACGGAAACCATGGGAGAAATTCTTGAAAAAAATGGAAAAACCCAGATCAGAATTGCAGAAACAGAGAAATATCCGCACGTTACCTTCTTCTTCTCAGGAGGAAGAGAGCAGGAGTTTGAAGGAGAGAAAAGACTGCTTTGTCCAAGCCCGAAAGATGTCCCTACTTATGATCTGAAGCCGGAAATGTCAGCCTATGATATTACCAACGCTATCGTACCGGAACTGGAACAGGGTACAGCTGATTTTGTTTGCTTAAATTTTGCCAATACCGATATGGTAGGACATACAGGAGTTTTTGAAGCCGCTGTAAAAGCTGCCGAAGTAGTAGATCAATGCATCGAAAAAGTAGCAACAGCTGCTTATGAAAACGGATATGCTGTTTTTATTCTTGCCGATCACGGAAACTCAGACGTAATGATGAATCCGGATGGAACTCCTAATACACAGCATTCAACCAATCTTGTGCCTTTTATTGTAATGGATAAAGACCAGACCTGGAATTTAAAACCAGGAAAATTGGGAGATGTAGCCCCTACAATACTTAAAGTAATGGGCGTTGAAATACCGGCTGCAATGACGGGAGATGTTTTAGTTGATTAA
- a CDS encoding acyl-ACP desaturase: MYQKLVRKEVMGLLEKEVGSFLDKFLTPIEKIWQPSDYLPDPSSEEFKHDLEEIQTFAREMPYDLFVTLIGDCITEEALPSYESWLMGVDGINQEEKLGWANWVRAWTAEENRHGDLLNKYLYLCGRVNMREVEITTQYLINDGFDLGTSMDPYRNFIYTSFQETATNISHRRVGTLAKQSGNGKLAKMCGVIAADEARHAKAYKHFVAKILEVDPSEMILAFEDMMRKKIVMPAHLMRQSGQKAGELWGHFSDAAQRCMVYTGQDYINIMKDLLDEWKIEHVKGLTEKAEKAQEYLMKLPARLQKITDRVSTPDLQFQFRWVKS, translated from the coding sequence ATGTATCAAAAGCTTGTAAGGAAAGAAGTAATGGGATTATTGGAAAAGGAAGTAGGTTCTTTTCTTGATAAATTTTTAACGCCAATTGAAAAAATATGGCAGCCTTCCGATTATTTACCAGATCCTTCAAGCGAAGAATTTAAACACGACTTAGAAGAAATTCAGACCTTTGCCCGCGAAATGCCTTATGATCTTTTTGTAACATTGATCGGGGATTGTATCACAGAAGAAGCTCTTCCTTCATATGAGTCTTGGTTAATGGGAGTTGACGGAATCAATCAGGAAGAAAAACTAGGCTGGGCCAACTGGGTAAGAGCATGGACTGCTGAAGAAAACAGACACGGAGATTTATTAAACAAATATCTTTATCTGTGTGGAAGAGTAAACATGAGAGAGGTTGAAATTACTACTCAATACCTTATTAATGACGGATTCGATTTGGGAACAAGTATGGACCCATACAGAAACTTCATTTATACAAGTTTTCAGGAAACAGCTACCAATATCTCTCACAGAAGAGTAGGTACATTGGCTAAACAATCCGGAAACGGAAAATTGGCAAAAATGTGTGGGGTAATTGCTGCAGATGAAGCAAGACACGCTAAAGCTTACAAACATTTCGTAGCGAAAATCCTTGAAGTAGACCCTTCAGAAATGATTCTTGCATTCGAAGATATGATGCGTAAGAAAATTGTAATGCCTGCCCACCTGATGAGACAGTCTGGACAAAAGGCTGGGGAACTTTGGGGACATTTCTCAGATGCTGCACAAAGATGTATGGTGTATACAGGTCAGGATTATATTAATATTATGAAAGACCTTTTAGATGAATGGAAAATTGAGCATGTAAAAGGACTTACAGAAAAAGCAGAAAAGGCTCAGGAATACCTGATGAAACTTCCTGCAAGGCTTCAGAAGATCACCGACAGAGTTTCTACTCCGGATCTTCAGTTCCAGTTTAGATGGGTAAAAAGCTAA
- a CDS encoding BT0820 family HAD-type phosphatase: MLNNKKIAVDFDGTIVDDAYPAIGKPKTFAFETLKRLQAEGYRLILWTYRHGKTLDEAVEFCKKNGIEFYAVNSSFEGEVFDHETQSRKLDADWFIDDRNLGGFPGWGEIYNIIQERIEFRVEGKEVLAYSKLKKEKKKGLFW; encoded by the coding sequence ATGTTAAATAATAAAAAGATTGCTGTTGACTTTGACGGGACTATTGTTGATGATGCCTACCCGGCAATTGGAAAACCGAAAACTTTTGCATTCGAAACTTTGAAAAGACTTCAGGCTGAAGGATACAGACTTATTCTTTGGACTTACAGACACGGAAAAACATTGGATGAAGCCGTAGAATTCTGTAAAAAAAATGGAATAGAATTTTACGCCGTAAACTCAAGCTTTGAAGGAGAAGTTTTCGATCATGAAACTCAATCCAGAAAACTAGATGCAGATTGGTTTATTGACGACAGAAATTTAGGAGGATTCCCAGGTTGGGGTGAGATCTATAACATTATTCAGGAAAGAATAGAATTCCGTGTAGAAGGAAAAGAAGTTCTTGCCTATTCAAAACTTAAAAAAGAAAAGAAAAAAGGACTTTTCTGGTAG
- the map gene encoding type I methionyl aminopeptidase gives MIQLKTIDELRLMKESARLVSKTLGMLAKEIKPGITTLYLDKLAHDFIKDHGAEPAFLGYGGFPNSLCISPNEQVVHGFPNNDVVKEGDVLSVDCGVILNGFVGDHAYTFEIGEVKPEVKKLLQVTKESLYKGIEQCVRGKRIGDISHAIQAHCEKEGYGVVRELVGHGLGRKMHEDPQVPNYGRQGSGKVIKDGLAIAIEPMVNMGTEKVKFHNDGWTVTTLDNMPSAHFEHDVAVINGKPVLLSTFDYVYEALGIVSDEEKQFQLDF, from the coding sequence ATGATTCAATTAAAAACGATAGACGAATTACGTCTGATGAAGGAGAGTGCCCGACTGGTTTCTAAAACATTGGGAATGTTGGCAAAAGAAATCAAACCCGGGATTACGACCTTATATTTAGATAAACTGGCTCATGATTTTATCAAAGATCATGGTGCTGAACCTGCATTCTTAGGTTACGGAGGATTCCCAAATTCTCTTTGTATCTCTCCAAATGAACAGGTAGTTCATGGTTTCCCAAACAATGATGTAGTAAAAGAAGGAGATGTTCTTTCCGTAGACTGTGGAGTTATTCTTAACGGCTTCGTAGGAGATCATGCCTACACTTTTGAAATCGGAGAAGTAAAGCCGGAGGTTAAAAAATTACTACAGGTTACCAAAGAATCTCTGTACAAAGGAATTGAGCAGTGTGTGAGAGGAAAAAGAATAGGAGATATCTCCCATGCAATCCAGGCACATTGTGAAAAAGAAGGATATGGAGTGGTAAGAGAGCTTGTAGGACACGGTTTAGGAAGAAAAATGCACGAAGATCCGCAGGTTCCCAATTATGGAAGACAAGGAAGTGGAAAAGTAATTAAAGACGGTCTAGCGATTGCTATAGAGCCGATGGTTAACATGGGAACTGAAAAAGTGAAGTTCCATAACGATGGCTGGACGGTGACGACTTTAGATAATATGCCATCTGCTCACTTTGAACATGATGTAGCGGTGATCAATGGTAAACCAGTATTGCTTTCAACATTTGACTATGTGTATGAAGCTTTAGGGATTGTAAGTGATGAAGAAAAGCAGTTCCAACTGGATTTTTAA
- a CDS encoding class I SAM-dependent methyltransferase, producing the protein MKKVTKLLLNKIPRPMLIKMSIWARPLIYQFFKGDQFYDPIDGRSYRKFLPYGYGKQRENALSPGTLSLERHRQMWLYLQNETDFFIKNYKVLHIAPEQEFLRKFKRMSNLNYISADLYSPIVDVKADILDLPFENESFDIIFCNHVLEHIEDDAKAISELYRVMKPGGWGILQVPMKNSLEKTYEDFTIKDPKERQKHFGQYDHVRWYGMDYFDRLRKAGFETEPNFYSQQFSEEEIKKYGLRHNEILPIVYKK; encoded by the coding sequence ATGAAAAAGGTAACGAAACTTTTACTGAATAAAATTCCACGTCCAATGCTTATTAAAATGAGCATCTGGGCAAGACCGCTTATTTACCAGTTTTTCAAAGGAGATCAGTTTTATGATCCTATTGATGGAAGATCTTACAGAAAATTCCTTCCGTATGGATATGGAAAGCAAAGGGAAAATGCTCTTTCTCCCGGAACGTTAAGTTTGGAGAGACACCGTCAGATGTGGCTGTACCTTCAGAATGAGACTGATTTTTTTATTAAAAATTATAAAGTTCTGCATATTGCTCCTGAGCAGGAATTTTTAAGGAAATTCAAGAGAATGAGTAACCTGAACTATATTTCGGCTGACCTATACTCTCCGATTGTAGATGTGAAGGCTGATATCCTGGATTTACCTTTTGAAAATGAAAGTTTTGATATTATTTTCTGTAACCATGTTCTGGAACATATTGAAGACGATGCTAAAGCAATAAGTGAACTGTACAGGGTAATGAAGCCCGGCGGATGGGGAATTCTTCAGGTTCCGATGAAAAATTCATTGGAGAAAACCTATGAAGATTTTACCATTAAAGATCCAAAAGAACGCCAGAAACACTTCGGACAGTACGATCATGTTCGTTGGTACGGAATGGATTATTTTGACCGCTTAAGAAAAGCAGGCTTTGAAACAGAACCTAACTTCTATTCACAGCAATTCTCAGAAGAAGAAATTAAAAAATATGGGTTAAGACATAATGAAATCTTACCTATAGTTTACAAAAAATAA
- a CDS encoding multidrug efflux SMR transporter, translated as MNWLILVIAGLFEVAFASCLGKAKETSGTEMYLWYTGFLITMTISMLLLIKATQTLPIGTAYAVWTGIGAVGTALMGIIFFKDPVSFWRVFFIVTLIGSVVGLKAVSSSH; from the coding sequence ATGAATTGGTTAATATTAGTTATCGCAGGATTATTTGAAGTTGCCTTCGCATCATGTCTGGGAAAGGCAAAAGAAACATCAGGAACTGAGATGTACCTGTGGTATACAGGTTTCCTGATAACAATGACTATCAGTATGCTTCTGCTGATCAAAGCTACTCAGACGTTACCTATTGGAACAGCGTATGCAGTATGGACAGGAATCGGGGCTGTAGGAACGGCTTTAATGGGAATTATCTTTTTTAAGGATCCTGTTAGTTTCTGGAGAGTATTTTTTATTGTAACTCTTATTGGTTCTGTAGTAGGTTTGAAAGCTGTGTCTTCCTCACACTAA
- a CDS encoding Crp/Fnr family transcriptional regulator: MNIDQILDQIYILPETSKNSLKEHITEVSHPKGFCLMEANKVIPYLYFIRKGIARAYSSTTDNDITFWFGSEGQSILSMKSYVQDKPGYESIELLEDCDLYRMETESLRKLFNEDINIANWGRKLAEAEMIKSEELIISRQFKTSLERYKDIMAYQPDLLKRVQLGYIASYLGITQVSLSRIRAEIK, from the coding sequence ATGAATATAGACCAGATTCTTGATCAGATTTACATCCTGCCTGAAACATCAAAAAACAGTTTAAAAGAACATATCACGGAGGTTTCCCATCCTAAAGGTTTTTGCCTCATGGAAGCCAATAAAGTGATCCCCTATCTTTATTTTATAAGAAAAGGGATTGCACGTGCCTACTCTTCAACTACCGACAATGATATTACATTCTGGTTCGGAAGTGAAGGACAATCCATTCTTTCCATGAAAAGTTATGTACAAGACAAGCCCGGCTATGAGAGCATCGAATTACTGGAAGATTGCGATCTGTACAGAATGGAGACTGAAAGCCTCAGAAAACTGTTTAATGAAGATATTAATATTGCTAACTGGGGCCGAAAACTTGCAGAAGCAGAGATGATAAAATCTGAAGAACTTATTATTTCAAGACAGTTCAAAACTTCACTGGAGCGCTATAAAGATATTATGGCCTATCAACCTGATCTGCTTAAAAGAGTTCAGTTGGGTTATATTGCTTCGTATCTTGGGATTACACAGGTAAGTTTAAGCCGGATTAGAGCAGAGATAAAGTAA
- the era gene encoding GTPase Era, with protein MHKAGFVNIVGKPNAGKSTLLNQLMGEKLAIVTQKAQTTRHRIFGIYNEDDLQIVFSDTPGVLEPKYGLQEKMMDFVKDSLQDADVFLFIVDVTDKAEPSEFLIDKLNKIPVPVLLLLNKVDQTDQAGLEKLVEDWHNRIPKAEILPISALNAFNTEVILPKIKSLLPENPPYYDKDQYTDKPERFFVNEAIREKILLNYDKEIPYSVEVVTEQFKEKEGIIFIDSIIYVERDTQKGIIIGHKGEAIKKVGTEARLDLEKFFTKKIHLNLFVKVKKDWRKNDRDLKNFGYR; from the coding sequence ATGCACAAAGCTGGATTTGTAAATATAGTTGGAAAGCCCAATGCTGGAAAATCGACCCTACTCAACCAATTAATGGGAGAGAAGTTGGCGATTGTGACGCAGAAAGCTCAGACAACCCGCCACAGAATTTTTGGTATTTATAATGAAGATGACCTTCAGATCGTATTTTCTGATACTCCGGGAGTATTGGAACCAAAATATGGATTACAGGAAAAAATGATGGATTTTGTAAAGGACTCTTTACAGGATGCTGACGTTTTTCTGTTTATTGTAGACGTTACCGATAAAGCGGAACCTTCAGAATTTTTAATTGATAAACTAAATAAAATCCCTGTACCTGTACTTCTTTTATTAAATAAAGTAGACCAAACCGATCAGGCAGGCCTTGAAAAATTAGTAGAAGACTGGCACAACAGAATTCCGAAAGCTGAAATTCTTCCTATTTCAGCATTGAATGCCTTTAATACAGAAGTCATTTTACCTAAAATAAAATCTCTGCTTCCTGAAAATCCTCCTTACTACGATAAAGATCAGTATACGGATAAACCGGAAAGATTTTTCGTAAACGAGGCAATTCGTGAGAAAATCCTTCTGAATTATGATAAGGAAATTCCATACTCTGTAGAAGTAGTAACTGAGCAGTTCAAGGAGAAAGAAGGAATTATCTTTATAGATTCTATTATTTATGTAGAAAGAGATACTCAGAAAGGAATTATTATCGGGCACAAAGGAGAGGCTATCAAAAAAGTAGGTACAGAAGCAAGATTGGACCTTGAAAAGTTTTTCACCAAAAAAATTCACTTAAACTTATTTGTAAAAGTGAAAAAAGACTGGAGAAAGAACGACAGAGATCTTAAAAATTTCGGTTACCGATAA
- a CDS encoding DoxX family protein, with translation MNYNNSNWSSIPKDVILLAVRVFVGFAMLSHGFPKLQMLLAGGKIEFFDFMGLGPQTSLVLTVFAEFVCSILLILGLFTRVSLGFLIFTMIIAAFAVHGADPFEKREMALVYLSVYLLLMVIGAGKVSVDHMIERRKRASDW, from the coding sequence ATGAACTATAATAATTCAAATTGGAGCTCAATACCTAAAGATGTTATTTTATTAGCAGTGAGAGTATTTGTTGGTTTTGCAATGCTGTCTCATGGCTTTCCGAAACTTCAGATGTTATTGGCAGGCGGTAAAATCGAGTTTTTCGATTTTATGGGACTTGGGCCTCAGACCTCTCTGGTTCTTACGGTTTTTGCTGAATTTGTTTGTTCAATACTGCTTATATTAGGGCTTTTTACAAGAGTTTCTTTAGGTTTTCTGATCTTTACCATGATCATCGCTGCTTTTGCAGTACATGGAGCAGATCCTTTTGAGAAAAGAGAAATGGCACTGGTTTATCTTTCCGTTTATCTTTTGCTCATGGTAATAGGAGCTGGAAAAGTTTCAGTGGATCATATGATAGAAAGAAGAAAAAGAGCTTCAGACTGGTAA